CCGATCAGCGTCCATACCTGCGGGTCGTCCAAGCGCATGCCTCCAGTCTGATTCGGGGTGCCCAGAATGTCACGGTATTCCGGTGCTGGTCAGCCAGAAAGCCGCTCTCGGTGGGCAGATCACTCTCTGGCGCGAGTGGTGCAGGACTACTCGCGCCTTGCGGCATGAAATCGATTTCGCGTACAGTGGCGATCAGACCGAGGACTCCGTCGTCCCGGCACGAGGAGGACTCCATGCGCTGCACCCTGGGGGTGGACATCGGCACGTCCAGCAGCAAGGGCGTGCTGGTCGGTGCCGACGGCGGCATCCTGGCGACGGCGACCAGGGCGCATGACGTCGAACGCCCTCGCACGGGCTGGGTCGAGATGGACGCCGCGATCTGGTGGGACGAGTTCGTCGCGATCGCGCGCGAACTGCTCGCCGGAGTCCCCGATGCCGAGATCATCGGTGTGGGCGTCAGCGGCATGGGGCCCTGCATCCTGCTCGCCGACGAACGCGGCGAACCCGTGCGCCCGGCCATCCTCTACGGCGTCGACACCCGCTCGACCGCGCAGATCGAGCGCATGACCGCCGAGCTCGGCGTCGACGAGATCACGCGCATCGGCGGATCGACCTTGACCTCGCAGGCGGGCGGGCCGAAGATCGCCTGGATCGCGGAGGAGGAGCCCGAGGCGTGGGAGCGAGCTAGGCGGCTGTACATGCCCGCGTCCTGGCTCGTGCGCCGGCTCACCGGTGCGTACGTGCTCGATCACCAGTCCGCCAGTCAGGTCTCTCCCCTCTACGACATCGAGGGCGAGTGCTGGCACGACCCGTGGTGGGCGCGATACGCGGGCGAGATCGAGCGGCCGCGGCTGCACTGGGCGGGCGAGGTCGCCGGAGATGTCACGGCCGAGGCGGCAGCCCTCACCGGGATCCCCTCGGGCACGTCCGTGATCGCCGGGACGATCGATGCCTGGACCGAAGCCGTCAGCGTCGGCGCGCACGAGGTCGGCGACCTGATGCTGATGTACGGCACGACCATGTTCCTCGTGGCCACCGGCGAAGAGACCCTGCGGACGCCGTCGATGTGGACCACGGCCGGGGCCTTCGCCGGCACCCGCAACCTCGCCGGCGGCCTCTCGACGTCCGGCGCTCTCACCGCATGGCTCAAAGGCCTGACCGGTGCCGACTATCCCGAACTGCTCGCCGAGGCTGCCGCGTCGGGCGCCGGCGCGAACGGCCTCCTCGTCCTGCCCTACTTCGCGGGCGAGCGCACGCCGATCCAGGATCCGGACGCTCGGGGCGTGATCGCGGGCCTCACCCTCGCGCACACGCGCGGCGACCTGTACCGTGCGGCGCTGGAGGCGACCGCCCTGGGGGTGCGGCACAACGTCGAGACCATGCGGGCGGCAGGTGCCGACATCCGCCGCATCGTCGCGGTCGGCGGCGGAACGCAGGGGCGGTTGTGGCTGCAGATCGTCTCCGACGTCACCGGCCTCGTGCAGGAGGTGCCTGCGACGACGATCGGCGCGAGCTACGGCGCGGCCTTCCTGGCGGCGATCGCGACCGCTGCTCCGGGCGAGGTGCCGACGATCACCGCCTGGAACCCGATCTCGGAGCGCATCAGCCCGGATGAGGCGCTGAGGCCGCTCTACGACTCCCTGTTCGAGCGCTACGTGCGCCTCTATGAGGGATCGAGATCCGTCGTGCACGAACTGGCCGCCGCGCAGCGCGGTGCCGCCCCAACCGCCCCGACCACCACCCCCATAGCCCCGGAGGCATCATGACCACGTACACCCTGCCGACCGCGGCTCCCCGCCCCGCCACCGCGCCGAAGACCGCGTACATCATCACGTCCGGCGACCTGCGCGAGTCGGCGAACGTCGCCGGCTGGCCGACCCAGGTCGAGCTCGAGAGCGGCGTCGCCGGAGTGCTGAACGCGCTCGGCTGGGAGGTCATCCGTCCGTTCGGGGTGGACCCGCAGACCGGGCACGGCTTCATCTCGAGCCAGCGCATGGGCCTCGAGGTGTTCAAGGGCATCCCCGTCGATGCTCCTCTGATCGTCGCGATCGCCAACTGGCAGTACTCCCACCACGTGCTCGCCGGTCTCCGGTCGCATGAGGGGCCCATCCTCACGGTCGCGAACTTCGCGGGGGACTGGCCCGGCCTCGTCGGGCTGCTCGGTCTGAACGCGGGGCTCACCAAGATGGACAAGCCGTACGCGACGACCTGGTCGGTCGACTTCACCGACGAGTGGTTCACCGACGGGATCAGGGAGTGGACCGAGACCGGCGCCATCACGCACGACGCCTCGCACGTGCG
The DNA window shown above is from Microbacterium maritypicum and carries:
- a CDS encoding FGGY-family carbohydrate kinase, yielding MRCTLGVDIGTSSSKGVLVGADGGILATATRAHDVERPRTGWVEMDAAIWWDEFVAIARELLAGVPDAEIIGVGVSGMGPCILLADERGEPVRPAILYGVDTRSTAQIERMTAELGVDEITRIGGSTLTSQAGGPKIAWIAEEEPEAWERARRLYMPASWLVRRLTGAYVLDHQSASQVSPLYDIEGECWHDPWWARYAGEIERPRLHWAGEVAGDVTAEAAALTGIPSGTSVIAGTIDAWTEAVSVGAHEVGDLMLMYGTTMFLVATGEETLRTPSMWTTAGAFAGTRNLAGGLSTSGALTAWLKGLTGADYPELLAEAAASGAGANGLLVLPYFAGERTPIQDPDARGVIAGLTLAHTRGDLYRAALEATALGVRHNVETMRAAGADIRRIVAVGGGTQGRLWLQIVSDVTGLVQEVPATTIGASYGAAFLAAIATAAPGEVPTITAWNPISERISPDEALRPLYDSLFERYVRLYEGSRSVVHELAAAQRGAAPTAPTTTPIAPEAS